Proteins encoded within one genomic window of uncultured Draconibacterium sp.:
- a CDS encoding AAA family ATPase produces MIAIKGPRGAGKTTLMLQHVKYDLGLPETALYITADHTWFYNHTLLETANDWYKQGGKLLVIDEVHKYKNWSVELKNIYDGLPELKIIFSASSALDIYRGEADLSRRVVSYMLAGLSFREYLQFSHKVNFDPVTIDDISTNHRNLSRKINEELRPLPAFRKYTEVGYLPIFIEGEDSYLLKLNQVINTIVDTDLAYIAAYNSGTANKVKKLLAVIAESVPFKPNIAALSRKLDLSRDSVYQYIYQLADARLLNTLSSEGKGVSTLQKPDKIYLENTNLAYALRSNPDIGNVRETFVFNQLHNAGLQVYSPKAGDFVFDGYTLEIGGKNKTTTQVKHLDNYLIVSDDIEVGTGNKVPIWLFGFLY; encoded by the coding sequence ATGATTGCAATTAAAGGTCCACGTGGTGCGGGAAAAACCACCCTGATGTTGCAACATGTAAAATATGATTTGGGATTACCGGAAACAGCGTTATACATAACTGCAGATCACACCTGGTTTTACAATCATACATTACTGGAGACTGCAAATGATTGGTACAAACAAGGAGGGAAACTTCTTGTTATTGATGAAGTTCACAAGTATAAAAACTGGTCAGTCGAATTAAAAAATATCTATGATGGCTTGCCTGAACTGAAAATAATTTTTTCAGCTTCTTCGGCTTTGGATATATACCGGGGTGAAGCAGATTTAAGCAGAAGAGTTGTAAGTTATATGTTGGCAGGCTTATCATTTCGGGAGTATTTACAATTTTCTCATAAAGTCAATTTTGATCCGGTTACAATTGATGATATCTCTACGAATCACCGTAATCTTAGTCGTAAAATAAATGAAGAGCTGAGACCACTACCGGCATTCCGAAAATATACGGAGGTGGGTTATCTGCCCATCTTTATTGAAGGGGAAGATTCCTATTTGTTGAAACTGAATCAAGTAATAAATACAATTGTAGATACTGATCTGGCCTATATTGCTGCTTATAATTCGGGTACGGCCAACAAAGTAAAAAAATTGCTGGCAGTAATTGCTGAATCCGTACCATTTAAACCGAATATCGCTGCTCTGTCAAGGAAACTGGATTTGAGTCGTGACAGTGTTTATCAATACATCTACCAGCTTGCCGATGCGCGTTTGTTAAATACCTTAAGTTCTGAAGGAAAAGGTGTTTCAACTTTGCAGAAACCAGATAAAATATATCTTGAAAATACGAACCTGGCATATGCTTTAAGGAGTAACCCAGATATAGGAAATGTTCGTGAAACGTTTGTATTTAACCAGTTACATAATGCCGGACTTCAAGTATATTCACCAAAAGCCGGTGATTTTGTTTTCGACGGTTATACTTTGGAGATAGGAGGGAAGAATAAAACCACAACGCAGGTGAAACATTTGGATAATTACCTGATTGTATCTGATGATATTGAGGTTGGAACAGGTAATAAAGTTCCCATCTGGTTGTTTGGTTTTTTATACTAA